From Suncus etruscus isolate mSunEtr1 chromosome 6, mSunEtr1.pri.cur, whole genome shotgun sequence, one genomic window encodes:
- the LOC126010820 gene encoding small ubiquitin-related modifier 1-like yields the protein MSDQEAKPSTEDLGDKKEGEGPGEYIKLKVIGQDSSEIHFKVKMTTHLKKLKESYCQRQGGVPMNSLRFLFEGQRIADNHTPKELGMEEEDVIEVYQEQTGGHSRI from the exons ATGTCGGATCAGGAGGCAAAACCTTCAACTGAGGACTTGGGAgataagaaggaaggagaggggccgggcg aatacATAAAACTCAAAGTTATTGGACAGGATAGCAGTGAGAttcattttaaagtgaaaatgacCACACATCTCAAGAAACTTAAAGAATCTTACTGTCAAAGACAGGGA ggagtTCCAATGAATTCACTCAGGTTTCTCTTTGAAGGTCAGAGAATTGCTGATAACCACACTCCAAAAGAACTGGGAATGGAGGAAGAAGATGTGATTGAAGTTTATCAGGAACAAACAGGGGGTCACTCAAGgatttag